The Helianthus annuus cultivar XRQ/B chromosome 11, HanXRQr2.0-SUNRISE, whole genome shotgun sequence region CCATATTTCTATTTTTCTTTAATGTTAATTAGGTAAATGGCGATAGCATCTGAGTTATTTATGCTTTCACAGTTATGCATAACTTTTATTGTTAATTTTGAGTGGTTATGCACAAGTGTAGTTACTTGATATCACTCATTACTTTTgtattggttttgtttttttttctttatttacaGAAAACAATGAAGAATTGAAAACATATTTTAATGATTTGCTTACAACCTTTGATATGTGTCTTCCTCCAAGTGTTAGTCCTAAGAAGCTTAAGCAAAAATTCTAATCAATTGTATGTTTTCACAATGGAAGATTGGAAAAAAAGTGTATTTAAGTGGCTCTTTTACATGGTAAGGCCTCAACATTTATATATCTAAGGTTGGATGCCAAGTGTTCGAGCTTGAATGAGTTGACTTTAATAAATGATACGTGTAACAATGTAGCACTGACATTGATCTTTAATATAtagtatataataatataatgtaGTTTTGGAATTGCCTCCTTGCAGAAGTGTTAGCCTCTATCCTGAGCCCCCGGGTTTTCATCCCACTGTGTGTTACGTCCGAGAGTTTTGCTCTTGTGGCGGCTCAACGATTGTCAAGTGGCATCCGACGGTATGGTTTCCCGGGGGATCGgataagacaacatagtctgacCAGAGTGGGGCAATAAGGCTCTTCTAATTTGGGGAGTGCGGTGGCCGAACACACAAGAAAGTCACCATTCCAAAAAATATAGTTTTGGAATCAGAAGGAATTTTACTATAACATAACTAATGATTAAACAATGGTTTTTGATTTCCAAGAAACATAGGTTGGTGGTGTTAACATGTTAACGCCAAAGGTAATCTAATGAATATAACTtaaataatttacaataataaaaaCAACACTTTAATGGTTTGCATGCTTGTGTTGCAGGTATAGAAAAATTGGTGGTACACAACAATGGCACTTCTACAATCGGATTTGTTCATTTTGCTCAAAGATCAATAAGTGGCAAAACTTTATTTAGCATGCAGTTTGAcatattaatctttattaatgGGCATATAGTTATCCTCTTTCTTTTAATGGACATGTCATTGAAGATATATAAAAGGGAATCTAAATGTTAATTCTAGGGCGATACTGGCAAACGCTATAACTAACAAAAGGAGTCACGAGTCATGATTTCCTAGCATCGGTACGCCATTTGATAAATATAATGGTTGAAGATATTATCTCATGTATCCCCTAAACTTGGCATAATATCATATTATAAAAAATATGCTTTTCAGATTTATGATTTTTATACGCGAGTTCATGGAGGTGGTGCAATGGTTTGGAGGATACTGAGAGGAACTTTTGTCAGGTGAGGAGATTCTGACTTCTCTATGTTGTTTCATTCACTCACATAAATAACAAATAAGAATAAGAAATCAGTAACAGGTATCTAGGCCCAAAAGCTTTTTCACATTATTCTGGAAATTGCATACTTAGAACTGAATGAAAAAAGGACTTAAATAGGAAAAATACTTTTAGCCAATCAACTTGTACTAATAACCAACACTAAACAGACGGTtcatttctctttttttttttttgctaaaaaaTGGTTAATCTTAAATCTTGAGTTAATAATGATATGATATGTCATATGATATGGAACAGGTCATCCATGGATTAGAAATAAGGTCAGTGAAGTGAAATTGCCTCTTGATATATCTATATTGAGATTAATGAAGAGCTATATGCGTTCTTCTGCTCTTCGCAAAGCTAATTTACGGACTAGTTATTGGGAATTGCCATTAATCCATGTTCTAGATTTTTTAGGCCAACTGGTGCTTAATGTAGTTTTTCTAATTAATTTGCAGGCGTTATAGAAGACATTGCCTGTAGATGAGCTGTTTTATCCAAAGGAGCATTTTTCTTTGTTGGAACCGAGCAAAAGCGAGACCATAAACAtggtaaatataaaaaaaaagcaGTAACCGATGCAACTGCTGTAAGCGTTTCCTTATAACTATAGCTTTAAATTATACGCAGAGAGGTGCTTCAATTTAACTCAGATTACTCATTTAAAATACAATTGCTCTATTGCTCTACACGGCTCTGAGGTAGCCTTGCTATTATAGCATGTCAAAATGTTACATGTGTATTAATGATAAGTCTTGAAAGCTCATCGTATAAAGCTATGTTTGATAGATCAATATACTTCGAGTCAATTCCGTGGCCGGCGGCGCAACGCGTGCTCCGTTTTCTAGTTTAAAATAATCTATAATAAATCCAAAACAAAATAGTAAGCAACAAACCATGTTCAAGAAACCAAAATAGAACGAACCCATGGAACAAACTAGATTGGAAACAAATCTACGATGGTTTATATATAAAGAAAACTCATCAGCCATACAGATCAGTTAGTGGGGTCAAAGGTTTGCATTGTATAACTAGTTTAATCCAGCAAATGAATTAGTAAATAGAGATCCTATTCAATGGCGAAACTTGACAATGAAgacgggggtcgaaaacgtatataccaaaaaatttatatagaaccggggggtcgaaaacgtacatACCCAAAAAAttatatacgaaaactacatatataacactactgagcgaaaatttcggggggtcgggcgccccccgGCCCCTCTTAAGCTGCGCCACTAATCCTATTAACTGAACTGAATCTACTTTAAATGAATCACAACTACAACATTACATACATATTACGATACAAGATCAGACGCGTAAATAATCCCATATAAAATatacaataaagaataatatACGTATACAAAATGTTGAGGTGTAAGTTAGTGGGGTCGTAGGTTTACAGATCTTCAACTTCAACTTCGAGGGCCGAGGCTTCAAATCTTCGATAATTGTAGATCTTCGTGAGGTAAGGTAACAAACCTTCGATGTTTGTATATCTTTGACATTTATAGATCTTAATGTACATGGTGTTGATATGTGCTTAGGTCTAGATAATTGCACATATAACTGTGTTGTTATACGTTGATATGTGTCTAGGCCTAAATAATTGTGTTGTTAGATAACAATACCTTTATTTTCGTAATCATAAAATTATTCTAGACCTGATCATATATTAGCACCGTGTATGGTAAACAACAAAAGTTATACACGTAGTGAGTTACACTTATAAAacttgttttttattaaaaaaaaaatatattaatactATACACATTTTTCAAAGAAAAGAATGCTTGAGTTAATGGCGTATTTAAAAAAATAGCtgagtatataaaagttatttgaGTTTTCTAAAAACCAATAAAAGTTACAAATTGACTCAACTACCATTATATAACATAATAAAAACCTATATGGATGGccaatatatttttttataaacaatttCATTACTTTTTCCCTTAGTTTTTGTCATTTGTTTAGTTTTTTCTTTGAAACGCACAAAAATTTAACATTTTAATCCATGCTTTTGTTATTAATATTTCTTTAGTCAtctcaaatataatatgtttttatgtCTTCTTTTCTCGCCTTCGCTTTCcttaacattgatttaaaccacgtaaTGTTTTCTAAGTTCCGTATGGTGCAAATCGCTTATTTTATCTACGTTATTGTCCATTTTGAACCCCATCACGATTTACTTATGTAATCCGATGATTCTCTATGAAAATCTCACGTATCATGTGTATTCCCATGTTTTCAATATAACCTGTACCTGTACAAGTGATAGTACCAAAAAACATGTATCAACATCTAAGTGTAAACACAATGATACAACACGGATTATAATCCCCTTTACCTTTTTGCTAATAATATTCTTTTTATAGTCATCATCAAAGAGTACTTGAACTTTTAATTAATGATCAACGATAAACATGTATCTTACTTGAATGCTATGATGAATACCGTTTTTCAGTAAAGTAACTAAAATCAATACCATTCCTTTATCTATTTCAGTAAAGTAATTAATATCAATACCATTCCTTTATCTATTTTACTTGAAACTTATTCAAAAATTTAAAATTGGATGTAAAACTTCATTTTTTTTAGAACTTACTTTTTTTATACCCAAATTTCATCTAACTTTATAGTTGCAAAAATTATTTTTAGATGTAAAACTTCAATTTTTTTAAGAGCTAACTTTTTAATACCTAAATTTCATCTAACTTTATAATTGTAAAAATTTAAACCCATATTACTTTTATAAAAGACAAGCATCATACTAATTAAAAGTTCAATATTCAGATTTACAAGACAAGAGTAATGTGAGATCACATTTTTGTTTCTATAGTTACCATTCATTTCTTTTGCATATATACACATAACACATTTAACATGCTCTTGCATATATACACATAACACATTTAATATGCTCATTAACTTCAAATCTTTATAATCATTCATTTAAATTATTCAAGGTTTAAAATGTCTAAAAGGTAATACATTTCATTCAATTCAATAGATTATTTGATTAATTGAATTTACCCACACGTTTTTTTCAAATTGTTCACATTATAATGCAATACAAACCCATCTTCAATTTTATTACATTCATGTCCCTTTTATTTTCTTCCAAAATTATAActaatgttaaaatataatatcaAATACCATTGTGTCATAATTAGTTGATCCACGTCACTAATAACACATATAACTCATGCATGTGTTCATCCTTAAAAACACCATAAATAAGATTCACTTTTCATCTTACTGTCAATTAGCCTCTCCTCCAAACACTTCACACCACAATAATCCGCCATAACCAGTAGCAAAAACACCCATCTATACAtatcacataaaaaaaaaaaaaatccaaagtcGTCCAATAACAATCAACCTTCAATCAGCCTTCTCCTAGCGTCAATAATCTTAACCCCTTCCCCCCAACAAAAAATTCAATGTTAGACATGAGAATTATATTCATCCAATAACAATCAACCTTTAATCAGCCTTTTTCAAGCGTCTACAATCTTAAAGCCCCTCGACAAAAAACTTCGACACCAGACATGAGAAATACAGACACAACATCACCAACTCTAACATTACCTGAACTCTACATCCCCTGTCGTCCCCGATCCGGTCACCGTCGTCCCCGCACTTGTTTTCGCTCGTGGGAAAACACTTTTGCGAGAGCAAGTCAAAGTCGGAACAGAagtaaaaacaaaaaaagaaaacacGAAGTGGTTATTGAAAATGAAGAAGAGTTAGAGGGGGAGAATGTAATATACAAGAATGGAGAAAAGGTTGACCTAAACTTGGTAGCGCGTGTAGGGGACGGCGCGTACGAGAGGGAGTTAGAGAGCATGACGCAGGGTATGTCGAGAGTACAACTGGTAGGGTTTATGGATAGTTTAGAAGGAGAGTGGTGCGGTCGTAGTGAGCGGAGGAAGGTGGTGGTTGCCGCCGAAATCGTCAAAGTTCTGCCGGTCGATTGGAAGATCGAGATCGCCGTTCGCCGCCGTGCTCAACAGTGTTCTCTATACTGCCGGAGTTATGTAAGGTTAGGTTTTCACCGTCACTTTCGCCTCTCGTTATTGCATTGTGTTTTGAACTTCTGATTGAAAGTTTTTACGTTAATCTATGCTGTTCGTAAGCTAGGTTTTCATGCGAGTTGTGTTAATTCTGTTTTTTATTGTGCTTGTGTTGAAATTAATTGAAAAAATGTCAGGTGATTTTGAGGTTTTACAGGTTCTGGTTCGCTAGTTGTAGATTTGTTGACGATTTAGACCTAATTTTGAATCTGGAGTTAACTTAGATCGGTGTATAATCAGAAATGTTGTGTTCATTGTGACTAACAGTTTTTCAGTAATTCTGATTAGTGTTAAGTTGTTAATCTGAACGTAAGTTTACAAAGTAGCTTATAGTTGTAAGTTTGATTGATTTATTTGACAGGAACGTTGCACAGTGCTTGTTAATATCTACGTTGTTTGCTACCTGGTTTATTCATGACGTTGAAGAAGTTCAGAGATAGTGTTCTGCTGTTAATGTATCGTAAACATTGTTGACGTTTTCTAGGTCTTTTGATTAACACGTTGTTGATACTTGATACGTTGTTTGAGTGTGCTGTTATAAGAAATTTAGGGCTAGTGTTTTGTTCTCGTTGTTACTTTAGGAGTTTAGGTTACGCGTATACTCTGCGGATGGAAATAACGTGGATGTTAAGTTAATTGAAGTTTACATTTAGAGGCTTTTACTATTCTATATGTTTGCGTCATGCTTTGAGAGTATCGTTAGCTGTTTACCTTATGTGTCTTTGTTAAATGTTCGGTTTAGATCTTGAAGGACATAAATGTTTATACCCTAGGGGTTTCGATAAGATTTTTGATTGTAGTTAGGAACACTAGTGACCATAGTTATTAAAAGcgttaggcgcactcaaggcgcataggcctcgcctggggcctaggtgcaaagcgcaaaaaaagcgagggcctgagaaaaatAAAACGCACAATGAAAAAAGTTAAAATAcattatgtattagaaaaagaatactattcttcaaataaaataatcaaaatctATTATATAACACTTTATATCATCTACTTAGTACAAAAAGTtctaaaatattagtgtattagtgtagaaaagtagttttccttagaTGAAAGAAGAAATTTGGCTAGAATCTTGTCGGAAAttagagaatttggccggaaactctccagaatctaggaatctcgccggaatgtgcgcctgaaccatcacctggagaattaaagcgcaatttcctcgactgaaagcgcaactgcctcgcctcgcctaaaaaatgggcctaggcgcaagaggcgatggcttttaacaactatgctAGTGACGCTACTATGCAGTGGGAAATCTAATAGAGCATCCTGCAATCGATTCTGTTATAAATAGTTTGCCTTCGACCTAGTGTCATGTGCAAAGCTTGAGTAGAGAATAGATCGAAGATATTCTATGTGTGCTAGTTATGAGGAAacctttacaaaaaaaaaaaaaaaaaaaaaaaatcctttgaTTAGTGTTTTGAAAGCTGGCTTATGTTAGGTGACTTGTGTCTTAAAAAGATATTTCGAACTCAAATAACATTAAGATCATTGTTAAACAAAAAAGGTTGTAATTGGATTTAGTAATTTTATTGATCGTCTGTGTTGTTCCTAAATGGAATATTCTGAGGTATTGGCGGAAGCCGCGGCACCACCACCATGCACTCAACGTGGTTTCATTTTCACCTAATACATTTTACGTGTTTTTGAAATATGTCAAGATGCCTTAGGTGATCTCTTCGTATTTTGTACAATTAGATTTATATGACGAAAATTAAGATTTTAATTAGACTTGGTAAATTTATCGATCATTTGTGTTGTCCCTGAACAGAACATTTTGCGTGTTTTTGAGGCATTTCAAGATTTATAAGGTGATATCCTCGTATTTGGTAAACTAAGATTTGTATGATAAATAAGATTTTAATTAGATTTAGTAATTTGATTAATCATTTGTGCGGACCATTTTGAGGTATCGGCGGTAGCCGCGGTACCACCACAATGCACTCAAGATGGTTTCACGAAATACATTTTATGTCTTATTGATATATATCAAGATGTCTAGGGTGATCTCTTCATATTTGGTGAAATAAGATTTATAGATGATAAATAAGATTCTAACTAGAATCTGTAATTTTGTCGATCGGTCATTCATTTATGCTGCACTTAAAAGGAATATTCTAAGGTATTGGTCATATTACGTGTTTTTGACGTATATCAAGATGTCTAAGCCTAAGTTGATCTCTTCATATGTGTTAAAAAAAGATTTATATGTGATAAATTCTTCATAAAGGATGTTGAAGTTATTACTTATTACTTATTAGATCACGTTGATCTATCTAACTTACGCAATACTGTTGTTTCCTGGATATATTCAGTCCAACAGGGATGCAATTTAAGTCATGCAAGGAGGCTGCAGCGTATCTAAGAGATCAATCTTCGATAGATGCGGGTCATTCCAAACAAGGGGAGATGAGACAGATCAACAACGGTAGTCGTGTGCTCCTCAAATCTGTAAGTACAATCTAAGGTCACAGTTGTTGCAACTTGCAAGCCGAATTTGTGAAAGACAATAATTTAATGTTATTTCTGTTCTTTAAACATGTGCAGATAAACGAACTCACTAATTCATCGACTCTTCATGAGGCAAATAATAACCTATTGCATGGAACAAATGACTTGTATGATGTTGAAATAGGCTCCTTTATCGAATGCTCTCCGTGTGGACTCACGTTTGATGATATCGCTGCGCTCAACAAACACCTTGCGATTGTTCACAATAAAACAACCCGAATATTTGAGCTTCCAAAAAAACCTCCTGCTTTAGACAAGGTTTGGAACTTTTGTTACTATTATTGTTATAATCATTTTTTGAAAATTTGTGGCAACTaattgtagcttttgtttgtagGCACAAGCGGACCGTGGTCAGCATGCTGTTGTGGGCCAAGATGAGTCACGATTAGGTGAAGCATCTTCCAGCTCACAAAAGATGGCTGGAGTAGAGGCACCCGTAGCCATggttaacaacaataacaatggcaggTTCAGGACCAAATGCACATGGTGCAACAAAGAGTTCCTTAGCGAGCCGGTTGATGCAGAAACAATGGCTGATGCAACCGGATTTATGTGTCCAGAATGCAAAGATGAGCTTTGGGGTGTTCCTGAAAGGAGTTTGTCAAGGGCTTATCAACAGTAAGTTAATTTGTTGTTTCCAGTTTGAGGCAGTCTTTTAGATTTTGGGGAGAAGAAAATGaatgttttattttgtttatttatttattgtgttGTAGACAATAGTATACCCTTTGAGTATTCTGTATGTAGTTTAGTTTTTTCCCCTGTATGTCACAAACAGATGGTTTTTTATACATAAATTTAAAGGATAAACACATGTTCTGTATttagtttttttagttttaaaaagCTGCGCCCAAGGCGCTAGGCGTGCGAGATGAGCTGAAAAACCCCTTAGCGGCTTGAGACAGCGCCTCCATAGTTTAAAAAAACGGCTGAGGCGCGCCTCAAGTTGAGACACCAAAAAACGAGTCTAAGGCCTCAGGGGGTTATTTTGTACGTGCGTCTTATAGGGCTGAGGCGGTAAGAAAAGTGGTGCTTAAGGggttttgatgtttttgactttttgtgtccATTTCATGCCTTTTTTTTATGTGTGTGTTTTTACgtttttgatgaatttgatgatgaaattCGTTAGTATTTTATTTTGTATAAGATATATAATATAGAGAAAAATGCTCGAATAGTCCCTGcggtttgcccatttttcacctttagtctctaactttccaaaattacagctatagtccccaacttttgcaatttcgttcccaGATAGTCCCTGGTGCGGATGAAGGTTAGTTTTgatgttaagtggatgtgaaattacAAATGTACCCTTACTATTAAAAATcacaataaaatatttaaaaaatctaatttattattttaaagaAAAGTGGGCCCCACATTTTTCCTATCCCTACCCCGCCCCCACCCTCTTCTACcaccttcaccaccaccaccacctcaccCTATCGGAAAAACGCCACCACCACATCCTCccaccatcatcttcaacctcatcCACCACTGCAACCATCACCCTTCAACCTCGACAATCTACCCTTTTGTAATTCCTCATCCATCACTGCAACCATCTCACCTGCCCCACCCCCACCATCACCCTTCACCGATGATGCTGAAGTAGATGCCAATGTATGCTTCAAGGATCAAATAAAATGAAATCTTTATTGTggggggtgggtggggggggggggggagatgaTTTATATGATCAGGTGATTAATATTCGTAGTCCGTAGACAACTGTTTGGATTTTGGAAAACCATTATGTTGGTTGGGAACAAAACATTCCTATTTGACTTTAAGATAAAGACGTAAACCTAACCCGTGTTCAAAATTATTGAATACGTGCTTTCAAGATTGTAGTTGACTTTATGGATCCATAATCATTTAACTATACTTATttacttaattaattataaattGTTTTACTAAAagaaatcaatttttttttgaacggcgaaaATTGTATGATTATAGAATGGGGGTCAGCAAGCTGTAAAACCCAAAAGTACAGGAAATCGAAAACAAAACAGGAAACAAAATACAAACGAAGCAAAACTACGCTACTTTATTATATCTCTTACATTGAAATCCTTCCATCTCTCCATACCTAAAAGAAATTAAATACATAAGTTTTTTATCAATTGACTTCAAAAACATAATGGTACTAAACCCAGATGGGCGACATAGAAGAAATTAAAGAACAGATAATCATAGAGTTTTGTGGTCAATCGACATCTATGATGTTTgtatttaattattaaaagaagGGTTGAGTTTCACCTAAAAGCAATGCGAGAGAGCAGATTACAGGAGGTTATTTCTCGTTTTTCCGGTGAAGGGTGATGGTGGcagtgggggtgggggtgggggtggggcgGGTGAGATGGTGGCAGTGGTGGATAAGGGTGATAGTGGCAGTGGTAGTGGTAgatgaggttgaagatgatggtggGAGAATGTGGTGGTGGCATTTTTCCGacggggtgaggtggtggtggtgaaggtgGCAGAAGAGGGTGGGGTGGATGGATGGAGTTGTAGGGGGGAAGATAGAATAAAGAAAGAGGAGGATGGGGGTGGGgttgttattttgttttttttaaataaatgagAGTGGGTCCCACATATAAATAAATCT contains the following coding sequences:
- the LOC110890353 gene encoding uncharacterized protein LOC110890353, yielding MRNTDTTSPTLTLPELYIPCRPRSGHRRPRTCFRSWENTFARASQSRNRSKNKKRKHEVVIENEEELEGENVIYKNGEKVDLNLVARVGDGAYERELESMTQGMSRVQLVGFMDSLEGEWCGRSERRKVVVAAEIVKVLPVDWKIEIAVRRRAQQCSLYCRSYVSPTGMQFKSCKEAAAYLRDQSSIDAGHSKQGEMRQINNGSRVLLKSINELTNSSTLHEANNNLLHGTNDLYDVEIGSFIECSPCGLTFDDIAALNKHLAIVHNKTTRIFELPKKPPALDKAQADRGQHAVVGQDESRLGEASSSSQKMAGVEAPVAMVNNNNNGRFRTKCTWCNKEFLSEPVDAETMADATGFMCPECKDELWGVPERSLSRAYQQ